Proteins found in one Hypericibacter terrae genomic segment:
- a CDS encoding HpcH/HpaI aldolase/citrate lyase family protein, with protein MSFKIVDQAQARLNRSELAVPGSQPQLFEKAAKSAADVVFLDLEDAVAPDDKAQARKNIIQALHEIDWGTKTLSVRINGLDTHYMYRDVVDVIEQGGERLDLIMIPKVGTPADVYAVDMLVTQCEDAVKRKKRLGFELIIETALGMQNVNEIAGSSKRLESLHFGVADYAASTRARTTVIGGPNKMYGVLTDKEGDKPRDFHWGDMWHYAIARMVVAARANGLRPLDGPFGDFSDPDGFKAQAYRAAVLGAEGKWAIHPSQVALANEVYSPSEAEVTRAKRILEAMAQAQREGKGAVALDGRLIDIASIRQAEVLVAKAKQVAAAK; from the coding sequence ATGAGCTTCAAGATCGTCGATCAGGCGCAAGCCCGCCTCAACCGCAGCGAGCTGGCGGTGCCGGGCTCCCAGCCGCAGCTCTTCGAGAAGGCCGCCAAGTCGGCGGCCGACGTGGTGTTCCTCGATCTCGAGGACGCGGTGGCGCCGGACGACAAGGCCCAGGCGCGCAAGAACATCATCCAGGCGCTGCATGAGATCGACTGGGGCACCAAGACGCTCTCGGTGCGCATCAACGGCCTCGACACCCATTACATGTATCGCGACGTGGTCGACGTGATCGAGCAGGGCGGCGAGCGGCTCGACCTGATCATGATCCCCAAGGTGGGCACGCCCGCCGACGTCTATGCGGTCGACATGCTGGTGACGCAGTGCGAGGACGCCGTGAAGCGCAAGAAGCGGCTGGGCTTCGAGCTCATCATCGAGACGGCGCTCGGGATGCAGAATGTGAACGAAATCGCCGGCAGCTCGAAGCGGCTGGAGTCTTTGCACTTCGGCGTCGCCGACTACGCGGCCTCGACCCGCGCGCGCACGACCGTCATCGGCGGGCCCAACAAGATGTATGGCGTGCTGACCGACAAGGAAGGCGACAAGCCGCGCGATTTCCACTGGGGCGACATGTGGCATTACGCGATCGCCCGCATGGTGGTGGCCGCTCGCGCCAACGGCCTCAGGCCGCTCGACGGCCCCTTCGGCGATTTCTCCGACCCCGACGGCTTCAAGGCCCAGGCCTATCGCGCGGCGGTGCTGGGCGCCGAAGGCAAATGGGCGATCCATCCCTCGCAGGTGGCGCTCGCGAACGAGGTCTACAGCCCGTCCGAAGCCGAAGTGACCCGCGCCAAGCGCATCCTCGAAGCGATGGCCCAGGCGCAGCGCGAAGGCAAAGGCGCCGTGGCGCTCGACGGCCGCCTCATCGACATCGCGTCGATCCGCCAGGCGGAAGTGCTGGTGGCCAAGGCGAAGCAGGTCGCTGCCGCGAAGTAA
- a CDS encoding shikimate kinase, protein MSGEMVVDRPLVLVGLMGAGKSCIGRRLAQRLRLPFVDADREIEQAAGCSIPEIFARHGEQAFRDGERRVILRLLESPPFVLATGGGAFMDPRTRAVIREKAISIWLRADLDLLVRRTGRRGDRPLLQVDDPRAKLAELMTTRYPIYAEADLTVDSQDGPPDATLERVLAALAEFTPSSDRQTETDEGRRAASS, encoded by the coding sequence ATGAGCGGCGAGATGGTCGTCGATCGGCCGCTCGTGCTGGTCGGGTTGATGGGCGCCGGCAAGAGCTGCATCGGGCGGCGCCTGGCGCAGCGCCTGCGGCTGCCCTTTGTCGACGCCGATCGCGAGATCGAGCAGGCGGCCGGCTGCAGCATTCCCGAGATCTTCGCCCGCCATGGCGAGCAGGCGTTCCGCGATGGCGAGCGCCGCGTGATTCTGCGCCTTCTCGAAAGCCCGCCCTTCGTGCTCGCCACCGGCGGCGGTGCCTTCATGGATCCCCGCACCCGGGCCGTCATCCGCGAGAAGGCGATCTCGATCTGGCTGCGCGCCGACCTCGATCTGCTGGTGCGACGCACCGGGCGGCGTGGCGACCGGCCGTTGCTGCAAGTCGACGATCCCCGCGCCAAGCTGGCCGAGCTGATGACCACCCGCTACCCCATCTATGCCGAGGCCGACCTGACGGTCGACAGCCAGGACGGGCCGCCGGACGCGACGCTCGAACGCGTCCTGGCCGCGCTGGCCGAGTTCACGCCGTCCTCGGACCGGCAGACCGAAACGGACGAAGGACGCCGGGCCGCCTCCTCATGA
- a CDS encoding DUF2889 domain-containing protein — protein MPLSAPVPRKHLHTRRYEFCGYEREDGLWDIEGHITDTKTYGFANEFRGEIQPGDPIHDMWVRLTLDDTLTVTDIEVTSDAGPYRICPDIVPNFQVMKGERIKPGWHLRLKELLGGVRGCTHIVEMMGSMGTVAYQTMYWRRKRSTGEKSPPPINTCHAFAADGEVVKRFWPDYYRGE, from the coding sequence ATGCCTCTCTCTGCACCGGTTCCGCGCAAGCATCTCCATACGCGCCGCTACGAGTTCTGCGGCTATGAGCGCGAGGACGGGCTGTGGGACATCGAGGGGCATATCACCGACACGAAGACCTATGGGTTCGCCAACGAGTTTCGCGGCGAGATCCAGCCGGGCGACCCGATCCACGACATGTGGGTCCGGCTGACGCTGGACGACACGCTGACGGTCACCGATATCGAGGTGACGAGCGACGCGGGCCCCTATCGGATCTGCCCCGACATCGTGCCGAACTTCCAGGTCATGAAGGGCGAGCGCATCAAGCCGGGCTGGCATCTGCGCCTCAAGGAGCTGCTCGGCGGCGTCAGGGGCTGCACCCATATCGTCGAGATGATGGGCTCGATGGGCACGGTCGCTTATCAGACGATGTATTGGCGCCGCAAGCGCAGCACCGGCGAGAAGTCGCCGCCGCCGATCAACACCTGCCACGCCTTCGCCGCGGACGGCGAAGTCGTGAAGCGCTTCTGGCCGGATTACTATCGCGGCGAGTAA
- a CDS encoding HlyC/CorC family transporter: protein MYGAIVIILFLLCCSAFFAGAETALTAASRPRMHALAQQNNRRARIVNDLRMRMEQVIAALLLGNNLVNITASALATSVLIAMFGEHGVIYATAGMTVLVVLFGEVLPKTIAINNPDRTALAVAPLMRAFILVVTPFTKLIGWMVRGTLMLFGARIVTELGREQTEEELRGAIDLHTETAKHTETSTEIREAGAMMHSILDLNEVMVLDIMIHRQNVTMVDAEQPPSETVAQVLASPHTRIPIYQGNPDNIVGVLHAKALLRAVRAQNQPTDTLDIRAIAAKPWFIPSTTTLLAQLRAFRERREHFALVVDEYGALLGIVTLEDILEEIVGEIDDEHDVRVRGTRRAADGSIDVEGQVTIRDLNRQFGWRLPDEDASTIAGLVLHEARRIPEVGQIFMFHGFRFEVLERHRNRIKRVRIRPLEPASEPPSLAATA from the coding sequence ATGTACGGCGCAATTGTCATCATCCTGTTCCTGCTCTGCTGCTCGGCCTTCTTCGCCGGGGCCGAAACGGCGCTGACCGCGGCGTCGCGCCCCCGCATGCATGCGCTGGCGCAGCAGAACAACCGCCGGGCCCGCATCGTCAACGATCTGCGCATGCGCATGGAGCAGGTCATTGCCGCCCTGCTGCTCGGCAACAACCTGGTCAACATCACCGCATCGGCGCTGGCGACCAGCGTGCTGATCGCGATGTTCGGCGAGCATGGCGTGATCTATGCGACGGCGGGCATGACGGTTCTGGTCGTCCTGTTCGGCGAAGTGCTGCCCAAGACGATCGCCATCAACAACCCCGACCGGACCGCGCTTGCCGTCGCTCCCCTGATGCGGGCCTTCATCCTCGTGGTCACGCCCTTCACCAAGCTCATCGGCTGGATGGTGCGCGGCACGCTGATGCTGTTCGGCGCGCGGATCGTGACCGAGCTGGGACGGGAGCAGACCGAGGAGGAGCTGCGCGGCGCCATCGACCTCCATACCGAGACGGCGAAGCACACGGAAACCTCGACCGAGATCCGCGAAGCCGGCGCCATGATGCATTCGATCCTCGACCTCAACGAGGTGATGGTGCTGGACATCATGATCCATCGCCAGAACGTCACCATGGTCGATGCCGAGCAGCCGCCCTCCGAGACGGTGGCCCAGGTGCTGGCGAGCCCGCACACGCGCATTCCCATCTATCAGGGCAACCCCGACAACATCGTCGGCGTGCTCCATGCCAAAGCGCTGTTGCGCGCGGTGCGCGCCCAGAACCAGCCGACCGACACGCTCGACATCCGCGCCATCGCGGCCAAGCCATGGTTCATCCCCAGCACCACGACGCTGCTGGCGCAGCTGCGCGCCTTCCGCGAACGGCGCGAGCATTTCGCGCTGGTGGTCGACGAATATGGCGCGCTGCTCGGCATCGTCACGCTCGAGGACATCCTCGAGGAGATCGTGGGCGAGATCGACGACGAGCATGACGTGCGCGTGCGCGGCACCCGCCGGGCGGCCGACGGCAGCATCGACGTCGAAGGCCAGGTGACGATCCGCGACCTCAACCGCCAGTTCGGCTGGCGTCTGCCCGACGAGGACGCCTCGACCATCGCCGGCCTGGTGTTGCACGAGGCCCGCCGGATTCCCGAGGTGGGGCAGATCTTCATGTTCCACGGCTTCCGCTTCGAGGTGCTGGAGCGCCATCGCAACCGGATCAAGCGGGTGCGGATCCGGCCGCTCGAGCCCGCCAGCGAGCCCCCGTCGCTGGCCGCGACGGCGTAA
- a CDS encoding Fic family protein: MNADDFKNSPSGRLVPTIHGRMAFVPHPLPPPHIDLARLAAPLANAALALGELSGIGRTLPNPNLLIRPFSRVEAVASSKIEGTVTSAPELLMLELSPSTQHVSADTREVHNYILALQRGLNLVPSLPLSKRLFRELHEVLLDGVSADRGARFAPGQFKTDQNWIGSRTIENARFVPPPPDDSMTALDELEKFIHRKNEDLPLLVKLALIHYQFETIHPFPDGNGRVGRLIVPLMLCEQKALSQPLLYLSAYLEKHYDTYIDLMYDVSRSGSWDNWIAFFLTGVETAARNAITKSHALQDSHRDFMGRIRTARTSALLAMTIDSLFEIPATTVPHVSRELKISYNAAKNNLKRLLDLGIIGEGDKDRRPLWFYAREIMRITNAPDS; the protein is encoded by the coding sequence ATGAACGCAGACGATTTCAAAAACTCCCCGTCCGGCAGGCTGGTGCCAACGATCCATGGGCGCATGGCTTTCGTGCCCCATCCGCTGCCGCCACCCCATATCGATCTGGCCAGGCTGGCCGCTCCTCTGGCGAACGCTGCGCTCGCCCTCGGCGAACTCAGCGGCATCGGCAGAACGTTGCCAAATCCGAATTTGTTGATTCGGCCATTTTCGCGAGTTGAAGCCGTCGCGTCCTCGAAGATCGAGGGCACGGTGACCTCTGCGCCCGAACTCTTGATGCTGGAGCTGAGTCCGTCCACGCAGCATGTCAGTGCCGATACCCGGGAAGTTCACAATTACATCCTTGCTCTTCAGCGGGGACTCAATCTGGTGCCGAGTCTCCCTCTGTCGAAACGCCTTTTCCGAGAGCTGCATGAAGTTCTCCTGGATGGCGTGTCCGCGGATAGGGGCGCCCGCTTTGCACCGGGGCAGTTCAAAACAGACCAGAATTGGATCGGGTCTCGCACAATCGAGAACGCCCGGTTTGTGCCACCGCCGCCCGACGACTCCATGACCGCTCTCGATGAGCTCGAGAAGTTCATTCATCGAAAGAACGAGGATCTGCCGCTTCTCGTCAAGCTGGCGCTCATCCATTACCAATTCGAGACCATTCATCCCTTCCCGGATGGTAACGGCCGCGTGGGGCGGCTCATCGTTCCTCTCATGCTCTGCGAGCAAAAGGCGCTCTCTCAGCCGTTGCTGTATTTGAGCGCCTATCTGGAGAAGCACTACGACACTTACATCGATCTTATGTATGACGTCAGCCGTAGTGGCTCCTGGGATAACTGGATCGCGTTTTTCCTGACTGGCGTTGAAACGGCGGCCCGCAACGCGATAACAAAATCTCATGCGCTGCAGGATTCGCATCGGGATTTCATGGGGCGCATTCGCACCGCCAGAACCTCCGCTCTGCTCGCCATGACCATCGATTCTCTCTTCGAGATTCCAGCGACTACCGTCCCTCACGTCAGCAGGGAGCTGAAGATTTCCTATAACGCCGCGAAGAACAACCTCAAGAGGCTTCTGGACTTGGGAATCATTGGCGAGGGCGACAAGGACCGCCGACCGCTCTGGTTTTATGCACGGGAAATTATGCGCATCACGAACGCGCCGGATTCCTAA
- the xerD gene encoding site-specific tyrosine recombinase XerD, translating to MRKPEPPLTKELEAFLEMLSAERNAALNTRMAYARDLQDFQGFVTRRQSTLATADADAIRAYLAQLDGAGMAPRTAARRLSALRQFYRFLAAEGWRKDDPTLAIDTPKLGRPLPKVLSEEEVTRLLHAATKLPGAEGARLVTMAELLYATGLRVSELVSLPLASVTREQRVLVVRGKGGKERMVPLSEPALDTLKIYLARRREFLQGPPDRPAASPWLFPSRGKSGHLTRVRVSQLLKDLAARAGIDPGRVSPHVLRHAFASHLLGHGADLRSLQKLLGHADISTTQIYTHVAGERRQALVRDHHPLSKTRKGG from the coding sequence TTGCGCAAGCCGGAGCCGCCCCTGACCAAGGAGCTCGAGGCCTTCCTCGAGATGCTCTCGGCCGAGCGCAACGCCGCGCTCAACACCCGCATGGCCTATGCGCGCGACCTTCAGGATTTCCAGGGGTTCGTGACGCGGCGCCAGTCGACTCTCGCGACCGCCGATGCCGATGCGATCCGCGCCTATCTGGCCCAGCTCGACGGGGCGGGCATGGCGCCGCGCACCGCCGCGCGCCGGCTCTCGGCGCTGCGCCAATTCTACCGCTTCCTCGCGGCCGAAGGCTGGCGCAAGGACGATCCGACCCTGGCGATCGACACGCCGAAGCTCGGCCGACCCTTGCCCAAGGTCTTGAGCGAGGAGGAAGTGACGCGGCTCCTCCACGCGGCGACGAAGCTGCCGGGCGCCGAGGGGGCGCGCCTCGTCACCATGGCCGAGCTGCTTTATGCGACCGGATTGCGCGTGAGCGAGCTGGTGAGCCTGCCGCTCGCTTCCGTGACCCGCGAGCAGCGCGTGCTGGTGGTGCGCGGCAAGGGCGGCAAGGAACGGATGGTGCCGCTGAGCGAGCCGGCGCTCGACACGCTCAAGATCTATCTCGCGCGGCGGCGCGAGTTCCTGCAGGGGCCGCCCGACCGGCCGGCGGCCTCGCCCTGGCTCTTTCCCTCGCGTGGTAAATCCGGGCACCTGACCCGGGTGCGCGTGTCCCAGTTGCTCAAGGATCTGGCGGCCAGGGCCGGCATCGATCCGGGCCGCGTCTCCCCCCATGTGCTGCGCCATGCCTTCGCCAGCCATCTCCTCGGCCACGGCGCCGATCTGCGCAGCCTGCAGAAGCTGCTGGGCCACGCCGACATCTCCACCACGCAGATTTACACCCATGTCGCCGGGGAACGCCGCCAGGCCCTGGTCCGGGACCATCATCCGCTGTCCAAGACCCGCAAGGGCGGCTGA
- the aroB gene encoding 3-dehydroquinate synthase, translating to MSSVSSSAPVSEIGRVAVDLGPRSYDILVGGGLIARAGGLIAPRLKDRRALIVTDATVARFYLDELARSLEAAGIRQESIVLPPGEATKDFRHLEDLANRLLQARIERGSMILALGGGVIGDLTGFAASIVLRGIDFIQIPTTLLAQVDSSVGGKTGINTAQGKNLVGSFYQPRLVLADIDALDTLPRRELLAGYAEVVKYGLINDPAFFTWLETHGADLVDGDGAARRHAVMTSCAAKAAVVAADEREADQRALLNLGHTFGHALEAECGYTGELLHGEAVAIGMVMAFELSAMLGLGPSEDAARVARHLASVGLPTSPAAIGRGFDASRLVHHMRQDKKVKDGRLTFVLARGIGRAFLSRDVEMGQVEALLERSLAA from the coding sequence ATGAGCAGTGTCTCCTCTTCCGCCCCGGTAAGCGAGATCGGCCGTGTGGCGGTCGATCTCGGCCCGCGCAGCTATGACATCCTGGTCGGCGGCGGATTGATCGCACGCGCCGGCGGCCTGATCGCGCCGCGGCTGAAGGATCGCCGCGCGCTCATCGTCACCGACGCCACGGTCGCGCGCTTCTATCTCGACGAGCTGGCGCGCAGCCTCGAGGCCGCCGGCATCCGCCAGGAATCGATCGTGCTGCCGCCGGGCGAGGCAACCAAGGATTTCCGGCATCTGGAAGATCTCGCCAACCGGCTGCTGCAGGCGCGGATCGAGCGCGGCAGCATGATCCTGGCGCTGGGCGGCGGCGTGATCGGCGACCTCACCGGCTTTGCCGCCAGCATCGTGCTGCGCGGCATCGATTTCATCCAGATCCCGACGACCCTGCTGGCCCAGGTGGACAGCTCGGTCGGCGGCAAGACCGGCATCAATACCGCCCAGGGCAAGAACCTGGTCGGCAGCTTCTATCAGCCGCGCCTGGTGCTGGCCGACATCGACGCGCTCGACACGCTGCCGCGCCGCGAGCTCCTGGCCGGCTATGCCGAGGTGGTGAAGTACGGCCTGATCAACGACCCGGCCTTCTTCACCTGGCTCGAAACCCATGGCGCCGACCTCGTCGACGGCGACGGGGCCGCGCGCCGCCATGCCGTCATGACCAGCTGCGCCGCCAAGGCCGCGGTGGTCGCGGCCGACGAGCGCGAAGCCGATCAGCGCGCGCTGCTCAATCTGGGCCACACCTTCGGCCATGCGCTCGAAGCCGAATGCGGCTATACGGGCGAGCTGCTGCATGGCGAGGCGGTGGCGATCGGCATGGTGATGGCGTTCGAGCTCTCGGCCATGCTGGGCCTCGGGCCCAGCGAGGATGCGGCCCGGGTCGCGCGCCACCTGGCCTCGGTCGGGCTTCCGACCTCGCCCGCCGCGATCGGCCGCGGCTTCGATGCGAGCCGCCTGGTGCATCACATGCGCCAGGACAAGAAGGTCAAGGACGGCCGCCTCACCTTCGTCCTCGCGCGCGGCATCGGTCGCGCCTTCCTCTCGCGCGACGTGGAAATGGGTCAGGTCGAGGCGCTGCTCGAACGATCGCTGGCCGCCTGA